The genomic stretch TCGGATTCGTCTCCATGGCTGCTGCTGTCGGCGAAATTCAGACCGTGCTTGCGCAGTTTGTCGTGCAGAGTCTTGCGCGGAATGCCCAAGGCTTCGGCGAGACTGCGTACCGAGCTGTGCGAGCGGGCCAGCTCGGCGGCGATCAATGACTTCTCGAAATTCTCCACCTGTTCACTGAGGCCACCGCTGGTGACCTCGATGGCGGTGCTGCTGCCGTCAGGCTGAGTGTTGTCCAGCGCCAGCTCCAGGCCAAGGGCGAAACGCTCTGCCGCGTTCTGCAATTCCCGCACATTTCCCGGCCATGAGTGACGCAGCAGCAATGCCCGTTGCGCCGGTTGCAGTTCATGAGGCGGCAAACCGTGGCGGGCGCTGGCTTCGTCGGCATAGTGCTGGAACAGCACCAGCGCGTCTTCGCCCCGTTCGCGCAATGGCGGGATACGTAGTGGCGCTACATTGAGGCGGTAATACAAGTCGGCCCGGAACCGCCCTTGATCGGCGGCCTGGCGCAGGTCTTCCTTGGTGGCGGCGATGACGCGGATGTCCAGCGGGATCAACTGATTGCCGCCCAGCCGTTCGACGACTCGCTCCTGCAGCATGCGCAGCAGTTTGACCTGCACGTCCATGCTCATGCTCTCGATTTCATCGAGGAACAGCGTGCCGCCATTGGCGAATTCGAACTTGCCGATCCGGCGCTTTTGCGCACCGGTGAACGCGCCGGGCTCATGGCCGAACAGCTCGCTTTCGACCACCGACTCGGCCAGTGCCCCGGCGTTGATCGCCACGAACGGGCCGTTGCGCCGGCTCGACAGGTCGTGCAATGCGCGGGCGACAACTTCTTTGCCGGCACCGGTTTCGCCGAGGATCAAGACGTCGGCCTTGGTCGCGGCCAGTGCGCCGATCTGCTCGCGCAGGCGCGCCATCGGGGCCGACTGGCCGACCAGTCGCGCGCTCAGTTCGTTGCGGTCGCTCAGGGCCATGCGCAGGCTGCGGTTGTCCAGCACCAGACGCCGCAGGGCCAATGCGCGGCGTACACTGTCGAGCAGGGCGTCACTGGCGAACGGTTTTTCGAGGAAGTCGTAGGCGCCGGCACGCATGGCCTGCACGGCCAGCGGTACGTCGCCGTGGCCGGTGATCAGCAGCACGGGCAGCTCAGGGTCCTGCGCGTGCAGTTCGCTCAATAACTCAAGACCGTCCATGCCGGGCATGCGGATGTCGCTGACCACCACGCCCGGCCAGTCACGCTCCAGTTGGGCGGCCAGCCCCTTGGCTTCGGACAGCGGAAGGATTTTAAGGCCGGCCAGATCCAGCGTCTGGCCCAGGGCCTGACGCAGGTGCGGATCGTCGTCGATCAGCACCACCTGAATGCGGTTGTCGATGGTCATGCACTTCGATCCTCGGACGGTTGCAGGCTGACCCCGGGCGCGCCGGCGCGCAGCCGCAGGGTGATCAAGGCGCCACCTTGCTTGTGGTTGGCGAACGACAGTTCACCGCCGAAGGCGCGCATCAGGGTTTCGCAGATGGCCAACCCCAGGCCAAGCCCCTGTGTGCGGGTCTTGGTGGTGTAAAACGGTTCGCTGGCGCGGCCCAGCGCTTCCATGCAGAAACCCGGGCCGTTGTCGCGAATGTACAGATTGACGCCCTCGCCGGTGGATTCGGCACTCAGCCACAATTTGCGCGGCGGGCCTTTCTCGGTCAGGGCATCGAGGGCGTTGGCCAGCAGGTTGCCGAGGACCTGGCGCAGACGGGTTTCCCCGGCTTCAACCCACAAGGTTGCGGCGGGCAGGTCGCGGATCAGCTCGACGTCCATGCTCCGGCGACGTTTGGCCAGCAGCGCCAATGCATCGTCCAGTGCCGGTTGCAGGGCCACGCTTTCCGGGGCGTG from Pseudomonas allokribbensis encodes the following:
- a CDS encoding sigma-54-dependent transcriptional regulator, which translates into the protein MTIDNRIQVVLIDDDPHLRQALGQTLDLAGLKILPLSEAKGLAAQLERDWPGVVVSDIRMPGMDGLELLSELHAQDPELPVLLITGHGDVPLAVQAMRAGAYDFLEKPFASDALLDSVRRALALRRLVLDNRSLRMALSDRNELSARLVGQSAPMARLREQIGALAATKADVLILGETGAGKEVVARALHDLSSRRNGPFVAINAGALAESVVESELFGHEPGAFTGAQKRRIGKFEFANGGTLFLDEIESMSMDVQVKLLRMLQERVVERLGGNQLIPLDIRVIAATKEDLRQAADQGRFRADLYYRLNVAPLRIPPLRERGEDALVLFQHYADEASARHGLPPHELQPAQRALLLRHSWPGNVRELQNAAERFALGLELALDNTQPDGSSTAIEVTSGGLSEQVENFEKSLIAAELARSHSSVRSLAEALGIPRKTLHDKLRKHGLNFADSSSHGDESE